The proteins below are encoded in one region of Penicillium psychrofluorescens genome assembly, chromosome: 4:
- a CDS encoding uncharacterized protein (ID:PFLUO_006365-T1.cds;~source:funannotate), with translation MSSVSGPPDGLPGSDLEHVKWYGTLNSAPDTPSPLYPERLIRPLPKRTLRSRLSTDTADTILYPPSLPVSQIFYGVSPDTEEVVNNSKAYARLRQTQSVDGCAESHQSHQHYDCEVAAELDSGDEDGPVVVRRSAGFRGSSPSPSSTHPNTNGDGPQVKSPAGPDGYDAFENTNNKKKRKIPTPGNSGGHHSALSPEFASMGLAAPNSSSAAAVNDGVATGTYYGSGNPASPLGSGISGSGRGRLGRSTVRSGSGRGPLSANAQNAWMNTRVPSRRDGLMSSPGPPDDSPTDQGIISTAIANAATRSSPLRGPSNVSLLDQENTTPTKTQFTFTCESDSSKGMAMQRNSHSGPHRSPTSPLAAASHNARGFSTQGTQTSPSMATQMNQHGSPGTQIPSGQGEEQAPVGRKKKRPPGAIYSLAARQRKIQQQYTNLHHPPAMEDIWICEFCEYESIFGRRPEALIRQYEIKDRKERKRLAEKKRLLEKAKMKGRKTKKATKNASKQAAVHQVEEEAYREGYRAGLAGESPGHPSDEEEDYEDEGDLIPAPASMPPAPADIKPPLPTGNHPGTTGTDPPGIADAAASRPA, from the exons ATGTCCTCCGTCTCGGGTCCGCCAGATGGCCTTCCGGGCTCGGACCTGGAACATGTCAAGTGGT ACGGGACGCTCAACTCGGCCCCTGACACACCCTCTCCCCTCTATCCCGAACGTCTGATTCGTCCGCTCCCCAAACGAACCCTGCGCTCTCGCCTGTCCACGGACACTGCCGACACCATCCTGTACCCTCCCTCTCTGCCCGTGTCGCAGATATTTTACGGTGTCTCTCCGGACACCGAAGAAGTGGTGAACAATTCCAAAGCCTATGCGCGGCTGCGGCAGACCCAAAGCGTCGACGGCTGTGCAGaaagccaccaaagccaccaGCACTATGATTGCGAGGTAGCAGCAGAGCTGGACAGCGGAGATGAAGACGGGCCGGTAGTTGTTCGCCGGAGTGCTGGGTTTCGAGGGTCTTCACCGTCCCCATCCAGCACCCACCCGAACACTAATGGCGATGGTCCTCAGGTGAAGTCGCCGGCGGGCCCGGATGGTTATGACGCTTTTGAAAATACcaacaacaaaaagaagagaaagattCCAACACCAGGGAACTCGGGGGGTCATCACTCCGCCTTGTCCCCGGAGTTTGCCAGCATGGGCTTGGCAGCTCCGAATTCAAGCTCCGCCGCGGCTGTCAATGATGGGGTGGCCACCGGGACGTACTATGGCAGCGGTAACCCTGCGAGCCCCTTGGGTAGTGGTATCTCCGGGTCTGGAAGAGGCCGCCTGGGGCGGAGCACCGTTCgcagtggcagtggcagGGGCCCATTGTCAGCTAACGCTCAGAACGCGTGGATGAACACTCGAGTTCCGAGCCGGCGGGATGGGCTCATGTCCTCGCCTGGACCACCTG ATGATTCTCCGACTGATCAGGGCATCATCTCTACCGCAATTGCAAATGCCGCAACACGTTCATCCCCCCTTCGAGGCCCCAGCAACGTCAGCCTGCTGGACCAAGAGAACACCACCCCCACCAAGACACAATTCACCTTCACCTGCGAATCGGATTCTTCCAAGGGCATGGCGATGCAGCGGAACTCGCACTCTGGTCCGCACCGCTCGCCTACTTCCCCTCTTGCCGCAGCGAGCCACAATGCGAGAGGATTCTCCACCCAAGGCACGCAAACCAGTCCGAGCATGGCTACACAGATGAACCAACACGGTTCACCCGGTACGCAGATCCCGtctggccaaggcgaagaaCAAGCTCCGGTGGGCCGCAAAAAGAAACGGCCACCGGGTGCGATTTACAGCTTGGCCGCACGGCAACGcaagatccagcagcagtACACCAATCTCCACCATCCGCCAGCCATGGAAGATATTTGGATTTGCGAGTTCTGCGAGTATGAGAGCATTTTTGGCCGCCGGCCCGAAGCGCTTATTCGGCAATACGAGATCAAAGACCGGAAGGAGCGGAAGCgcctggccgagaagaagagacttTTGGAAAAAGCGAAGATGAAGGGCCGTAAAACCAAGAAGGCCACTAAGAACGCGTCAAAGCAGGCCGCTGTCCAccaagttgaagaagaggccTACCGTGAGGGGTATCGGGCTGGGTTGGCTGGTGAGTCCCCTGGGCATCCGtccgatgaggaggaggattACGAAGATGAAGGCGATTTGATCCCCGCCCCGGCGTCCATGCCACCCGCCCCAGCTGATATAAAGCCGCCTCTTCCCACTGGAAACCACCCAGGAACGACTGGCACGGATCCCCCGGGAATTGCGGATGCCGCAGCTAGCAGACCCGCCTGA